From a region of the Syngnathoides biaculeatus isolate LvHL_M chromosome 2, ASM1980259v1, whole genome shotgun sequence genome:
- the LOC133506349 gene encoding sodium/potassium-transporting ATPase subunit alpha-1 isoform X1, with protein sequence MNRYKLPQKQCRTSSRKRKMFAAMLGPTPQVHPFTHQEGREQYELAATSEQGGKKKGKGKKKDKDMDELKKEVDMDDHKLTLDELNRKYGTDLNNGLTNAKAAENLARDGPNALTPPPTTPEWVKFCKQMFGGFSMLLWTGAILCFLAYAIQSAMEDEPANDNLYLGVVLSAVVIITGCFSYYQEAKSSKIMDSFKNLVPQQALVVRDGEKKSINAEEVVVGDLVEVKGGDRIPADLRIISAHGCKVDNSSLTGESEPQTRTPDFSNENPLETRNIAFFSTNCVEGTARGIVISTGDRTVMGRIATLASGLEVGRTPISIEIEHFIHIITGVAVFLGVSFFVLSLILGYSWLEAVIFLIGIIVANVPEGLLATVTVCLTLTAKRMAKKNCLVKNLEAVETLGSTSTICSDKTGTLTQNRMTVAHMWFDNQIHEADTTENQSGTSFDKSSATWASLARIAGLCNRAVFLAEQSNLPILKRDVAGDASESALLKCIELCCGSVQEMREKSAKIAEIPFNSTNKYQLSIHKNSSTERESNHLLVMKGAPERILDRCSSIMIQGKEQPLDDEMKDAFQNAYLELGGLGERVLGFCHFNLPDDQFPEGFVFDTDEVNFPTENLCFIGLMSMIDPPRAAVPDAVGKCRSAGIKVIMVTGDHPITAKAIAKGVGIISEGNETVEDIAARLNIPINEVNPRDAKACVVHGGDLKDLSSEQLDDILKYHTEIVFARTSPQQKLIIVEGCQRQGAIVAVTGDGVNDSPALKKADIGVAMGIAGSDVSKQAADMILLDDNFASIVTGVEEGRLIFDNLKKSIAYTLTSNIPEITPFLLFIIASVPLPLGTVTILCIDLGTDMVPAISLAYEAAESDIMKRQPRNPKTDKLVNERLISIAYGQIGMIQALAGFFTYFVILAENGFLPRTLLGIRVAWDNKYCNDLEDSYGQQWTYEQRKIVEFTCHTAFFASIVIVQWADLIICKTRRNSVFQQGMRNKILIFGLFEETALAAFLSYCPGMDVALRMYPLRANWWLCAFPYSLVIFIYDEIRKLILRRSPGGWVEQETYY encoded by the exons ATGAATAGATACAAATTGCCACAGAAACAATGCAGAACGTCTTCTCGCAAGAGGAAGATGTTTGCTGCAATGTTAGGACCAACTCCACAAGTACATCCTTTTACACATCAG GAAGGAAGAGAGCAGTATGAGCTGGCGGCCACCTCTGAGCAGGGAGGCAAAAAGAAGGGAAAAGGGAAGAAGAAagataaagacatggatgaacTCAAAAAGGAAGTGGACATG GATGATCACAAGCTGACTCTGGATGAGCTGAATCGCAAATAtggaacagatttgaacaat GGTTTGACTAATGCCAAGGCAGCTGAGAATCTGGCTCGAGATGGGCCCAATGCCCTCACCCCTCCTCCCACCACCCCAGAGTGGGTGAAGTTCTGCAAACAG ATGTTTGGAGGTTTCTCCATGCTCCTGTGGACTGGGGCCATCCTCTGTTTCCTGGCCTATGCTATCCAGTCTGCTATGGAGGATGAACCTGCCAATGATAAC TTGTACTTGGGTGTTGTGCTCTCTGCTGTTGTCATCATCACTGGTTGTTTCTCCTACTATCAAGAGGCAAAAAGTTCAAAGATCATGGACTCCTTCAAAAACCTCGTCCCACAG CAAGCGCTGGTTGTCCGTGACGGTGAAAAGAAGAGTATCAATGCAGAGGAAGTGGTAGTTGGGGATTTAGTAGAGGTGAAAGGTGGTGACCGGATCCCTGCCGACCTGCGAATCATTTCTGCCCATGGCTGCAAG GTGGACAACTCCTCTCTGACGGGTGAATCTGAGCCGCAAACACGTACTCCTGATTTCTCCAATGAGAACCCGTTGGAGACGAGGAACATTGCTTTCTTCTCCACCAACTGTGTTGAAG GAACTGCCCGAGGCATTGTGATCAGCACCGGTGACCGGACCGTCATGGGTCGCATTGCCACGCTTGCCTCAGGACTGGAAGTTGGGCGCACTCCCATCTCCATCGAGATTGAGCACTTCATCCATATTATCACTGGTGTAGCAGTCTTCCTGGGTGTGTCCTTCTTTGTCCTATCTCTCATTCTTGGCTACTCCTGGTTGGAAGCTGTCATCTTCCTCATTGGCATCATAGTTGCCAACGTGCCGGAGGGTCTCTTGGCTACTGTCACT GTATGTCTGACTCTGACAGCCAAACGTATGGCCAAGAAGAACTGTTTGGTTAAAAATCTGGAAGCTGTAGAGACCCTTGGCTCCACCTCCACCATCTGCTCAGACAAGACAGGCACTTTGACCCAAAACAGGATGACTGTTGCCCACATGTGGTTCGACAACCAGATTCATGAGGCGGACACCACTGAGAACCAGAGCGGGACATCCTTTGACAAGAGCTCTGCTACCTGGGCTTCCCTGGCCAGAATTGCTGGGCTCTGTAATCGTGCCGTCTTCCTGGCGGAACAGAGCAACCTTCCCATACTAAAG AGAGATGTGGCGGGTGATGCCTCAGAGTCTGCCCTTCTGAAATGTATTGAGCTCTGCTGTGGATCAGTCCAAGAGATGAGGGAGAAAAGCGCCAAAATTGCAGAGATTCCTTTCAACTCTACCAATAAGTACCAG CTTTCTATTCACAAGAATTCCTCGACTGAAAGGGAGTCCAACCACCTGCTGGTTATGAAAGGTGCCCCCGAGAGAATTCTGGACCGTTGCTCTTCAATTATGATACAGGGTAAAGAGCAGCCTCTAGATGATGAGATGAAAGATGCTTTCCAGAATGCCTACCTCGAATTGGGAGGGTTAGGAGAGAGAGTGCTTG gGTTCTGTCATTTCAATCTGCCTGACGACCAGTTCCCAGAAGGCTTTGTTTTTGACACTGACGAGGTGAACTTCCCCACTGAGAACCTGTGCTTCATTGGCCTCATGTCCATGATCGACCCTCCTCGAGCAGCCGTGCCTGATGCTGTCGGCAAATGCAGGAGCGCTGGAATCAAG gtgATCATGGTGACGGGTGATCATCCAATCACAGCTAAAGCCATCGCTAAGGGTGTTGGAATCATTTCGGAAGGCAATGAGACTGTGGAGGACATTGCTGCACGTCTCAACATCCCAATCAATGAAGTCAACCCGAG GGATGCTAAAGCCTGTGTTGTCCACGGTGGAGACTTAAAGGATTTGAGCTCAGAGCAACTTGATGACATCCTGAAGTACCACACTGAGATTGTCTTTGCCAGGACCTCCCCACAGCAGAAATTGATAATTGTGGAGGGCTGCCAGCGACAG GGAGCCATTGTTGCCGTGACTGGCGATGGCGTCAACGACTCTCCAGCTCTGAAGAAGGCCGACATTGGTGTCGCCATGGGGATTGCCGGTTCTGACGTCTCCAAGCAGGCGGCTGACATGATCCTGCTAGATGACAACTTTGCCTCCATTGTTACAGGAGTAGAAGAAG GGCGTTTGATCTTTGACAACTTGAAGAAGTCCATCGCTTACACTCTGACCAGTAACATTCCTGAGATCacccccttcctcctcttcattaTTGCCAGCGTCCCCCTCCCTCTGGGCACCGTCACCATCCTTTGCATCGATCTGGGAACTGACATG GTTCCTGCCATTTCACTGGCTTATGAAGCAGCTGAGAGTGACATCATGAAGCGGCAGCCCAGAAATCCCAAGACAGACAAGCTGGTGAACGAGAGGCTTATCAGCATTGCTTATGGACAAATTG GCATGATCCAGGCTCTAGCAGGCTTCTTTACCTACTTTGTGATTCTGGCTGAGAACGGCTTTCTGCCCCGCACATTGTTGGGCATCCGCGTGGCCTGGGACAACAAATATTGCAACGATCTGGAAGACAGTTATGGACAGCAGTGG ACTTATGAACAGAGGAAGATCGTTGAGTTTACCTGCCACACGGCCTTCTTTGCTAGCATTGTTATTGTACAGTGGGCTGATCTGATTATCTGCAAAACCAGGAGGAACTCTGTCTTCCAGCAGGGAATGAG GAACAAGATCTTGATCTTTGGGCTGTTTGAGGAGACTGCACTGGCTGCCTTCCTTTCCTACTGCCCTGGCATGGACGTGGCCCTCAGAATGTACCCTCTCAG GGCCAATTGGTGGTTATGCGCCTTCCCATATTCTCTGGTCATCTTTATCTATGATGAAATCCGCAAGCTGATTCTGAGACGCAGCCCAGGAG GTTGGGTGGAACAAGAGACTTACTATTGA
- the LOC133506349 gene encoding sodium/potassium-transporting ATPase subunit alpha-1 isoform X2 yields the protein MGRGEGREQYELAATSEQGGKKKGKGKKKDKDMDELKKEVDMDDHKLTLDELNRKYGTDLNNGLTNAKAAENLARDGPNALTPPPTTPEWVKFCKQMFGGFSMLLWTGAILCFLAYAIQSAMEDEPANDNLYLGVVLSAVVIITGCFSYYQEAKSSKIMDSFKNLVPQQALVVRDGEKKSINAEEVVVGDLVEVKGGDRIPADLRIISAHGCKVDNSSLTGESEPQTRTPDFSNENPLETRNIAFFSTNCVEGTARGIVISTGDRTVMGRIATLASGLEVGRTPISIEIEHFIHIITGVAVFLGVSFFVLSLILGYSWLEAVIFLIGIIVANVPEGLLATVTVCLTLTAKRMAKKNCLVKNLEAVETLGSTSTICSDKTGTLTQNRMTVAHMWFDNQIHEADTTENQSGTSFDKSSATWASLARIAGLCNRAVFLAEQSNLPILKRDVAGDASESALLKCIELCCGSVQEMREKSAKIAEIPFNSTNKYQLSIHKNSSTERESNHLLVMKGAPERILDRCSSIMIQGKEQPLDDEMKDAFQNAYLELGGLGERVLGFCHFNLPDDQFPEGFVFDTDEVNFPTENLCFIGLMSMIDPPRAAVPDAVGKCRSAGIKVIMVTGDHPITAKAIAKGVGIISEGNETVEDIAARLNIPINEVNPRDAKACVVHGGDLKDLSSEQLDDILKYHTEIVFARTSPQQKLIIVEGCQRQGAIVAVTGDGVNDSPALKKADIGVAMGIAGSDVSKQAADMILLDDNFASIVTGVEEGRLIFDNLKKSIAYTLTSNIPEITPFLLFIIASVPLPLGTVTILCIDLGTDMVPAISLAYEAAESDIMKRQPRNPKTDKLVNERLISIAYGQIGMIQALAGFFTYFVILAENGFLPRTLLGIRVAWDNKYCNDLEDSYGQQWTYEQRKIVEFTCHTAFFASIVIVQWADLIICKTRRNSVFQQGMRNKILIFGLFEETALAAFLSYCPGMDVALRMYPLRANWWLCAFPYSLVIFIYDEIRKLILRRSPGGWVEQETYY from the exons ATGGGAAGAGGA GAAGGAAGAGAGCAGTATGAGCTGGCGGCCACCTCTGAGCAGGGAGGCAAAAAGAAGGGAAAAGGGAAGAAGAAagataaagacatggatgaacTCAAAAAGGAAGTGGACATG GATGATCACAAGCTGACTCTGGATGAGCTGAATCGCAAATAtggaacagatttgaacaat GGTTTGACTAATGCCAAGGCAGCTGAGAATCTGGCTCGAGATGGGCCCAATGCCCTCACCCCTCCTCCCACCACCCCAGAGTGGGTGAAGTTCTGCAAACAG ATGTTTGGAGGTTTCTCCATGCTCCTGTGGACTGGGGCCATCCTCTGTTTCCTGGCCTATGCTATCCAGTCTGCTATGGAGGATGAACCTGCCAATGATAAC TTGTACTTGGGTGTTGTGCTCTCTGCTGTTGTCATCATCACTGGTTGTTTCTCCTACTATCAAGAGGCAAAAAGTTCAAAGATCATGGACTCCTTCAAAAACCTCGTCCCACAG CAAGCGCTGGTTGTCCGTGACGGTGAAAAGAAGAGTATCAATGCAGAGGAAGTGGTAGTTGGGGATTTAGTAGAGGTGAAAGGTGGTGACCGGATCCCTGCCGACCTGCGAATCATTTCTGCCCATGGCTGCAAG GTGGACAACTCCTCTCTGACGGGTGAATCTGAGCCGCAAACACGTACTCCTGATTTCTCCAATGAGAACCCGTTGGAGACGAGGAACATTGCTTTCTTCTCCACCAACTGTGTTGAAG GAACTGCCCGAGGCATTGTGATCAGCACCGGTGACCGGACCGTCATGGGTCGCATTGCCACGCTTGCCTCAGGACTGGAAGTTGGGCGCACTCCCATCTCCATCGAGATTGAGCACTTCATCCATATTATCACTGGTGTAGCAGTCTTCCTGGGTGTGTCCTTCTTTGTCCTATCTCTCATTCTTGGCTACTCCTGGTTGGAAGCTGTCATCTTCCTCATTGGCATCATAGTTGCCAACGTGCCGGAGGGTCTCTTGGCTACTGTCACT GTATGTCTGACTCTGACAGCCAAACGTATGGCCAAGAAGAACTGTTTGGTTAAAAATCTGGAAGCTGTAGAGACCCTTGGCTCCACCTCCACCATCTGCTCAGACAAGACAGGCACTTTGACCCAAAACAGGATGACTGTTGCCCACATGTGGTTCGACAACCAGATTCATGAGGCGGACACCACTGAGAACCAGAGCGGGACATCCTTTGACAAGAGCTCTGCTACCTGGGCTTCCCTGGCCAGAATTGCTGGGCTCTGTAATCGTGCCGTCTTCCTGGCGGAACAGAGCAACCTTCCCATACTAAAG AGAGATGTGGCGGGTGATGCCTCAGAGTCTGCCCTTCTGAAATGTATTGAGCTCTGCTGTGGATCAGTCCAAGAGATGAGGGAGAAAAGCGCCAAAATTGCAGAGATTCCTTTCAACTCTACCAATAAGTACCAG CTTTCTATTCACAAGAATTCCTCGACTGAAAGGGAGTCCAACCACCTGCTGGTTATGAAAGGTGCCCCCGAGAGAATTCTGGACCGTTGCTCTTCAATTATGATACAGGGTAAAGAGCAGCCTCTAGATGATGAGATGAAAGATGCTTTCCAGAATGCCTACCTCGAATTGGGAGGGTTAGGAGAGAGAGTGCTTG gGTTCTGTCATTTCAATCTGCCTGACGACCAGTTCCCAGAAGGCTTTGTTTTTGACACTGACGAGGTGAACTTCCCCACTGAGAACCTGTGCTTCATTGGCCTCATGTCCATGATCGACCCTCCTCGAGCAGCCGTGCCTGATGCTGTCGGCAAATGCAGGAGCGCTGGAATCAAG gtgATCATGGTGACGGGTGATCATCCAATCACAGCTAAAGCCATCGCTAAGGGTGTTGGAATCATTTCGGAAGGCAATGAGACTGTGGAGGACATTGCTGCACGTCTCAACATCCCAATCAATGAAGTCAACCCGAG GGATGCTAAAGCCTGTGTTGTCCACGGTGGAGACTTAAAGGATTTGAGCTCAGAGCAACTTGATGACATCCTGAAGTACCACACTGAGATTGTCTTTGCCAGGACCTCCCCACAGCAGAAATTGATAATTGTGGAGGGCTGCCAGCGACAG GGAGCCATTGTTGCCGTGACTGGCGATGGCGTCAACGACTCTCCAGCTCTGAAGAAGGCCGACATTGGTGTCGCCATGGGGATTGCCGGTTCTGACGTCTCCAAGCAGGCGGCTGACATGATCCTGCTAGATGACAACTTTGCCTCCATTGTTACAGGAGTAGAAGAAG GGCGTTTGATCTTTGACAACTTGAAGAAGTCCATCGCTTACACTCTGACCAGTAACATTCCTGAGATCacccccttcctcctcttcattaTTGCCAGCGTCCCCCTCCCTCTGGGCACCGTCACCATCCTTTGCATCGATCTGGGAACTGACATG GTTCCTGCCATTTCACTGGCTTATGAAGCAGCTGAGAGTGACATCATGAAGCGGCAGCCCAGAAATCCCAAGACAGACAAGCTGGTGAACGAGAGGCTTATCAGCATTGCTTATGGACAAATTG GCATGATCCAGGCTCTAGCAGGCTTCTTTACCTACTTTGTGATTCTGGCTGAGAACGGCTTTCTGCCCCGCACATTGTTGGGCATCCGCGTGGCCTGGGACAACAAATATTGCAACGATCTGGAAGACAGTTATGGACAGCAGTGG ACTTATGAACAGAGGAAGATCGTTGAGTTTACCTGCCACACGGCCTTCTTTGCTAGCATTGTTATTGTACAGTGGGCTGATCTGATTATCTGCAAAACCAGGAGGAACTCTGTCTTCCAGCAGGGAATGAG GAACAAGATCTTGATCTTTGGGCTGTTTGAGGAGACTGCACTGGCTGCCTTCCTTTCCTACTGCCCTGGCATGGACGTGGCCCTCAGAATGTACCCTCTCAG GGCCAATTGGTGGTTATGCGCCTTCCCATATTCTCTGGTCATCTTTATCTATGATGAAATCCGCAAGCTGATTCTGAGACGCAGCCCAGGAG GTTGGGTGGAACAAGAGACTTACTATTGA